The DNA sequence CATCACCACCAGTAGCGCCTAATGTGTCAACAATAAATTGTGCTCCACGGGCACCAACAGCGACATTATCTGTGGTAATAAAAGCCTCAACATTACCTTTGGCTTTAGCTAGGTTATCCATATCTACTTTTTCATCGAGATTCACTAAATGGATACCTTTTTGATAGGCTTTAGCTGCCGGTACAACAAGATTGGCTGCTGATAACGGTGCAAATGCGATACCTTTGTAGTTTTTGTTAGTCAAATCTTCAAATAGCTGTAATTGGGCCTGAAAATCCCCTTCCGATGATGTTGCAAATACATCCACACTAACACCTAGAGTTTTAGCTTCTTGTTCAATACCAGCTTTCATATCAACCCAGAAAGGATTCGATAGTGTTTTTAAAATAACCGCGTAATCAGCTGCGTGCGCTGCACTCGACAGCATTAGGCCACATGTAGTAGCAGCAACAACTTTCAGTAACTTATGCATGGTGTATCTCCAGAGGTTTCATTTCAGTTGTACTTGACGTTTAGGACGTCCTGGAATTCCTTTAACAAGACAGCAATGGAACTCAATAAGTTCACACAATTAAATCTATCAGTAAAGTTTACTAACGACAATTATCTCGCGAGATCAACTTCACATATTTAATTAAAACCGTAAAGAAACCGAGCCGACGTCAAAAGGCGGATTCTAAAGGGGCTTTTTTTATGGGTTTATTAGATTAAATAGCGCAATTCATGCATTTAAGAAGGGTGTAGTGCGGATAGTGAGTAAGTGATATTGGTTTTATAACTTGGCAAGCCATTTATGTGGCAGCGCAGTATCTTCACAATATGAGAGTTCAATGTAAACAAATTAAAGAAAGATGAAGTAAATTAGCTAATCTGCATATATCTGAGATATAGATCACAAACTAGCTATGAAAAGAAAAAGGCATTTGCTCGAATGAGCATATTTTGAGGTGCGTAAAAACAAGGTAAATCCAAACGAAGCTTAAATTACGACATTAATTATGACTAATTTGGGCTATTAGTTCTAAAAACGTCTGAGGCCGATGTATAGTTAATCAACACTGCCTTTCCCATGTAGATGCCGAACAACTCTTGAACCACGAGTGAGCTTTTCACGATTTTTATCGTGATCTTGTAATAGGATCGCGATAAATAAAACATCTAAAAGATTGAGCTGTACTATGCGAGCAACAGCATTTTGACCAAGTAATATCCCTCCTTTGGCAGGACTGAATATTGCGTAATCAGCTAGTTGTGCCAAGGCAGATGTATCATTATTAGTAATGCATATTACTCGTGAGTGTCTTTGTTTTGCGTTTTCTACAGCTTTAAGCAATTCTCTTGTATCACCAGATTGAGATATAACAACAATAACGTCATTTTCATCCAGCTGACTTGACACCATAAGCATCATATGGAAATCACTGTAGGCTCTACTTAGAATACCAATACGAAGTAGTTTATGTTCAAAGTCCTGGCAAACAGCAGCAGAACCTCCAACACCGAAGATAACAACATTCTTTGCATTAAAAATTAGTTGAGCTGCATTTGCTATCAGGATCGGATCGGCAACGGATCTAGCTTCTTTCATTGCTTGAATTGAATTGGCAAATACCTTGTTCAATACAGATTCAACGCTGTCAGTTGGTTCAATTTCTTGTTCACTGTCAATTGGCAATGAACTCAGATATTCGACTAACGCTT is a window from the Tolumonas auensis DSM 9187 genome containing:
- the alsB gene encoding D-allose transporter substrate-binding protein; the encoded protein is MHKLLKVVAATTCGLMLSSAAHAADYAVILKTLSNPFWVDMKAGIEQEAKTLGVSVDVFATSSEGDFQAQLQLFEDLTNKNYKGIAFAPLSAANLVVPAAKAYQKGIHLVNLDEKVDMDNLAKAKGNVEAFITTDNVAVGARGAQFIVDTLGATGGDVAIIEGKAGNASGEARKNGATSVFLSQKSVKLVASQPADWDRIKALDVATNVLQRNPDIKAFYCANDTMAMGVAQAVTNAGKKGKILVVGTDGIPEARKMVSEGSMTATVAQNPAEIGAKGLDLLVDSVKSGKIIPLGSEPKFELVDSVLVTK
- the alsR gene encoding transcriptional repressor AlsR gives rise to the protein MIDTNLDALATGAKIRMALPGLSNTERQIAEWLLAKGNVESKTSIKSVAEQLEVSEPLIVKLSKKLGFAGFRELRQALVEYLSSLPIDSEQEIEPTDSVESVLNKVFANSIQAMKEARSVADPILIANAAQLIFNAKNVVIFGVGGSAAVCQDFEHKLLRIGILSRAYSDFHMMLMVSSQLDENDVIVVISQSGDTRELLKAVENAKQRHSRVICITNNDTSALAQLADYAIFSPAKGGILLGQNAVARIVQLNLLDVLFIAILLQDHDKNREKLTRGSRVVRHLHGKGSVD